The stretch of DNA ATGCCCGTCGTTACCACTCAGTCGATTATCGGGGTTGATGTCGCCAAGGACGAACTGGTGATTTATCACGCCGAATCAGATCAGCTCGAGACAATCTCCAATACCAAAGCGGCGATCAAGAAATGGCTCAAAACCGCTGCCAAGCCAGTGGCAATCGCCATCGAAGCCACCAATATCTATCACCAGGAATTTGCTGATCTGGCGTATGCCGATGGTTGCGTGATCTATATGGTTGGCGGTTATGAGCTCAGCCATTACCGCAAAGGTGTGAACGTTCGCGCCAAAACTGATGCGCTGGATGCCCGATTACTGGCCCGTTATCTGACAAACGAAGGGGACCACTTACGCCCTTGGACACCGCCGTCGCCCTTGTATTGCCGGCTCATCAGTCTTTTCCGGCGTCGTGCGGCTCTGGTCCAGGCTCGTGTCAGCCTCAAGCAGAGCTGGGAGAATGAGCCATTGCTCAAAACCGCTTTCAAAAATCAGATAAACGCCATGCAAAGACTGGAAATCCTGCTGGAGAAAACGATCCTGGCGCAGATAGACGAAGCCGGTTTAGGCGCTCAGCTCAAGCGTTGCATGAAGGTAGAAGGCATCGGTACGTTGACCGGCGCCCGCTTGCTCGCATCCTTTCAGCGTGGGGACTTCAGGAATGCCGACGCTTTCATCGCCTTTCTAGGCCTGGATCTGCGCATATCGGACTCAGGCAAAAAGAAAGGCCGTCGCTGCCTGACCAAACGAGGCGACTCAGAGGCACGTCGATTGCTGCACAACGCTGCAATGGCGGCGAGCCGGACCTCGGCGTGGAAAGGGTTTTATGAGGCTTTAAGAGAGCGCGGATTGAGCACTACCCAAGCACTGGTCGCACTAGCCCGCAAGCTTGCCCGGGTGGTATTTGCTCTGTTGAAAAACCAGAGCGAATACTCACCTAAAGCCGTTTAGGGGCTAGGCATGAACCATAGAATCTCCCACAGGGAATGTGGGCGCTGAAGTGTGGGAGCGGGCTTGCTCGCGAAGGGGCCGGTACAGGCAACAAAAAAGCCCGCAGACAATCACTCGTCTGCGGGCTTCTGTGTTTCAGGTCTAAGGCTTACGCCCGGCGCTCATGCATCCGCGCCAGTTGCCGTTCGAGCATCGATGGATACGGCTCCATCAAGCGCTCCACACAGCAAGCCCCTTCAGGGCTGGCGATCGGGCGGATCCGTGCACGCTGGCGAATCAGCGAGTCGTCACCGATCTTGCGCTCGACCAGCAGCAGGTTGCGGCTGTGCTGCGACAGGGCCAGGGCATCCTGAGCCGAATCGGTCAGCAGCAGGTCGATCTGGCTCAGACCGAACAGCTCATCGCCCAGGGTCAGGCCCAGCTGCAATTGCAGGGTGATGCCGCTGTCGGCGACTTCGATCTGCAACTGATGACCCAGCGCCCGCAGCAACTCGCCGCAGCAGATCGCGTTGGTCAGGTAGTCGTCGCCACTGTCTTCGGTGTGGAACAGCATCAGCGTGCTGCCGTCGTTCAGGGTTTCGATTTCGCCCTGATACAGCGAGGCTGCCTGATCGAGGCAATCGCGATAACGTTCCAGCAACTCTTCCAGACGCGCACGCGGCAGGCGACGCAGTTGCTCCTGCGAGCCCAGTTGCACGGCAAGCACCGCACTGTGTTGCGGCACGCTCGGCGTGGCCTTGCGTACGACCGGTTGTGGCGCTTCATCCAGCGATTCGTCGCGCAGGTCGGCAAACGCGTCGTCGTCTTCATCGTCTTCGACAGTGCTGACCACGTGGCGCGGCGCCGGCTTTTGCGCGGCCAGCGGGCGGGTTTCGTCAAAGCTCGGGTCACGCAGATTGCGCACTTCGAACTCCGGCTCATCCTCTTCTTCGAACTCGGGTTCCGGCTCAGGCTCAGGCTTTGGCGCAGGCTCCGGAGCGAAGTTGGCGTGCAGCTGGCGCGCCAGATCGCCGATCTCGTCCTGACGGTCGGTGCCCGGGGTGTATTCGTCGATATTGCGCAGCCATACGCGCAATTGCAGGAGCGGCGTGGACAGGTAGCGGCCCATGCGCAGGCTCAAGGCCAGTGACAGCGCCAGCAGGATTGCGCTGAGAATACCCATGCTCTGCAGGCTGATGGTCATCGGCTGCTGGAACTGATCCATGTCCAGGCTGATGCGCAATTGCCCGGCCGTCACGTCCTGGAAGGTGATCTTGCTCTCGTACATGCCCTCGGCTTCGCCCAGCAGGCTGTGCTTGGGGCGCTGACCGGATTCGGCGAGGATGCGGTTGTCCACGCTATAGATAGCCGCGTGGGCCACCAGTTTGTTTTTGGTCAGGTTGTTGAGCAGCACGTTGAGACTGAGGATGTCGTTGGACACCAACAGTTCAGTGGCGGAGGTGGCGGTCTGCGTGGTCAGGCTTTCGCCCAGCGCATCGGCCTGCTCGTGCATGGCCTGCTTGAACTGCAAGCCCATCACCCCGGCATAGATCACCAGGGCCAGAGCGACCAGGATCACGTTATGGCTGGCAATGCGCAATGCAATCGGTACACGGCGATGACGCAGTGCACGGAAGATCAGCAGGAAGAAGTTATCGGTTTTAACTGGCGTGGGCCGGTTCACTGAGCTCGGCTCTTTTGTCCGTGAAGTTGACGCGCAGTATAGCGACAGGCCCTAGACCGGCAAAGCGCTCGCGGTGCCCGATGGTCACTGAAAGTGGGTAGAATGCGGTTTTTTTCCAGTTGCGGGGGTGCGCGTTGCGCGAAATCGTCCTGATTAACATCACGGGAGTCGACCGTCCGGGTCTGACTGCGGCCATTACCGGCGTTCTGGCCCAGGGTGGTGTGAACATCCTGGACATCGGTCAGGCGGTGATCCACGACACCCTGTCGTTCGGCATCCTGGTCGAGATTCCCGATTCCGAGCAAGGCAAAGCCGTGCTCAAGGACATCCTGTTCAAGGGCTACGAGCTCGATCAGCAGGTGCGCTTCACCCCGGTGTCCGAAGAGGATTACCAGCAATGGGTGGGCAATCAGGGCAAGAAACGCCACATCGTCACCCTGTTGACCCGCAAAGTGACCGCCGGCCAATTGCAGGCGGTCAGCTCGATCACCGCCAAATATGGCTTGAACATCGACCATATCGACCGTCTGTCGGGGCGCATGCCGCTGGACACGCCAGAGGACAAGGGCAAGGGCTGCATCGAGTTCTCCGTGCGTGGCGAAGCGGCTGATCCGCAGGCCCTGCGCGCTGAATTCCTCAGCGTCGCCCAAGAGCTGAACGTCGATATCGCCTTTCAGGAAGATTCGCTGTTCCGCCGCAACCGGCGTCTGGCGGTGTTTGACATGGACTCGACGCTGATCGAAGCCGAAGTCATCGATGAGCTGGCCAAAGCGGCCGGTGTGGGCGAGCAAGTTTCGGCCATCACCGAGCGGGCGATGGCCGGCGAACTGGATTTCCGTGCCAGTTTCAAGGAGCGTCTGGCGTTGCTCAAGGGCCTGGACGTCAGCGTGCTGGACTCGATCGGCGCGTCGCTGCGGTTGACCGAAGGCGCCGAAACCCTGTTCGCCGAACTCAAGCGACTGGGTTACAAGACGGCGATCCTGTCCGGCGGCTTTACTTACTTCGCCAAGCAGTTGCAGGCCAGGCTCGGCATCGACTACGTGTTCGCCAACGAACTGGAAGTGGTCGACGGCAAGTGCACCGGCGTGGCGATCGAGCCGATTGTCGACGCCCAGCGCAAGGCTGATCTGCTGACGGAACTGGCGCACAAGGAAGGCCTGCGTCTGGAGCAGACCATTGCGGTTGGCGACGGCGCGAATGACCTGCCGATGCTGGCGATCGCCGGGCTGGGTGTGGCCTTCCGCGCCAAGCCGCTGGTCAAACAGTCGGCCAAGCAAGCGATTTCCACCCTGGGGTTGGATGGTGTGTTGTATCTGTTGGGCTTTCGCGACCGCGACGGGCAGCTTTAAGAATTCTGCTGTCTGAACTGGCCTCATCGCCAGCAGGCTAGCTCTCACATTGGATCTTTGGACATTGGAGATCCCCTGTAGGAGTGAGCCTGCTCGCGATGGCCACACCGCCAATCCAATGCCGTGCGCTTATAACGACTTCCACAGCGAATCGAAATCCTCCTCGCTCCCGCCATTGTGCGCGGCCTCCAGCGAGCGATAGGCAAACTGATTGAAACTGTGCGTACTCGCCACCCGTCGATCCAGTCCGGCGCGGTGTTCTTCGCCGTGGGTGTTGATCAACACTTTATGGCCTTCCTGAAACGGCAGACGCGGTGCGAGCAAGGTTGCGGGCAAGTCGATGGCGCTGATCTCGGGCAGTAACAGGCCACGCAAATAGTGGCTGTGATCGTCCCGCGAACGCACCAGTTGCAAACCGCAGGGTTCGGCGTACGGCGCCACCAGCTCGATGCCCATTTGTGCTCCTGCACCGCGTACCTGACGAATCCAGCGGACCACCGCAATGCTCCAGCCCTGATTCGAACTGTCCTGAATCCCGACCATCTCCCCGGCCTGCAACTCGGCGGGCACCTCGCTCGGCCAGCCCAGGCAATAACCACCGGGACTGTGGTTGATCACCGGCAACGTATAGGTCGGGTAGTGCGGTGTGTGGTCGGTTGTGCTTTCGTCTTCACCGATATGGTCGTACTGGATTTCTTCGTAGGGCAGAAACTCATCCGCGTTGCTTTGCGGGGCGGCGTCGAAAGCCTGGCTCCAGCTGTCCTTTTCGCCCTTGGCCACGGCGCTGCTGAAGTTGGCGGCACGGGCACCGGGGTGCTTGAGCAGTTCGCTGAAGGTGCGCTCGCCGCCCAGATAAAAGTGCAGGGCGCTCATGCCCACGCACACGGTCAGGTTGCCTTGGCCTGGGGTACGCTGAAAACTGCGCTCGGCGGTCTGGCCCCAACTGGCGTGCACATGTTGCAAGGTGTCGAGGCTCAGTCCTGCCGGGACGGGCAGGGGCGTCGAGGTCTCCTGATGCAGTAAATGCGCTTCGATGACATTCACCAGGGCTTGCGGATTGAAGCCGAGCAGGGCGTCCTGTTGTTCTTTGCGAAACATGCTGCGATAGCGCGGGCCGGTGTCCAGTTCGGCGCTGATGGCGAACAGGCCGTCGTCCGTGCCGCCAAAATGCAGCTTGAGCTGGGCGCTCCACGGTTCCAGCACTTCAGCCAGCCGTGCGATCTGGTTCTGGCGCAGTTGGTTGCAGCGAGCGCTGCCCAGCAGCAGGGTGGCAATGTAGGTCTGTTCCAGGCTCAGTTCGGTGGTCAGGCTCGCCAGATCGTCATGCACGCGGCGCTGTTGCAGCTGCAATCCGCAGGCGCAGCGGTACAACTGATGCAGCTCGAACCACAGCTGTTCCGGTGCCGGGCTATACAGCTGCGCGGCTCGCTGCAGTTGCCCCTTGAGTGCATGCGCGGCTCGTTGCAGGGCCTGACTGACCAGCGTCGCCCGATCCTTGTTGTACTTGGGCGCAATGCGCAGAACGATCTGCTTGTAACCGATGGCCAGCTGACTTTGCAGTGCCTGACACAGGTTACTGATCTTGCGCGAACGATCGTCGAGCATGATCGCCTGATGCAGGAAGTGCCGTTCCAGATGCTGGCAGACGAAATACACCTCGGGACGCAGCAGCTCCAAGAGTTGCAGGCGATTATCGCTGGGGGTGAGCAGTAGGTTGAGTTCGCCCAGGCCTTGATACAACTGGCGGGCGGTTTCGCCGATGTTGGCCTTGGGCAGGCCGGCGATCCAGCGTTTGAGGTCGCGCGGGGTGGCTTCGCAGAACGACAGGCGCGACTGCGTTGGAGTCGGGGTGCTTAGCAGCGGTGGGGAAATGGTCTGGCTCATGCCAAAAACCATAGCAGCAATTACAGCAATCGGTGGGAGCGGCCGAAGCCGCTCTCATCGAAAACGAATCAGGCTGTTGGCAGCGCCAGGCCTTGACCCATCTGCACTGGCGAACCGGCGACCAGTTCTTCAGCCCATTTCACCTGATCCGGCCCGAACAGCACGATTGCGGTCGAACCCAGCTTGAAGCGGCCAAGTTCAGCGCCTTTTTCCAGATGGATCGGCGCACGAGCGGCTTCGTCGTAGCGGAAGGTTTTCAGTTCACGCTTCGGTGGAGTGACCAGACCGGCCCACACGGTTTCGATCGACGCGACGATCATCGCGCCGACCAGTACCACGGCCATCGGTCCGCGCTCGGTGTCGAAGATGCACGCCACACGCTCGTTGCGGGCGAACAGCTCCGGAACGTTTTCGGCGGTGGTCTGGTTGACCGAGAAGATTCGGCCCGGGATGTAGACCATCTCGCGCAGGGTGCCGGCCAGCGGCATGTGCACGCGGTGGTAATCCTTCGGCGACAGGTAGATGGTGGCGAAGTCGCCGCCCATGAACGGCGCAGCGTTGGCTGTGTCACCGCCGAGCAGTTCCAGCACGCTGAAGCTGTGGCCCTTGGCCTGGAACACGCGACCGTGTTCGATCGGACCGAGCTGGCTGACCGCGCCGTCGGCCGGGCTGAGGATCGCGCCCGGGGTTTCGTCCAGTGGGCGCGCGCCGTCTTTCAGGGCGCGGGTGAAGAAGGCGTTGAAGTGCTCGTAGGCGGTCAGGTCTTCGACCAGCGCTTGCGACATGTCCACCTGATAACGCTTGGCGAACCACTGGGTGAAGGCATTTTTGAACCAGCGCACACGGCACTCGGCAACGCAGCCGGCCAGGCGCGACAGCAGGTGATGAGGCAGCAGGTACTGGCTGAGGATAAACAGACGCTCTTTCATTAGTTGTCCTTAGAACCTTGAATCTCGACAGGCGTATCGGGGTGGTTGCCCCATTCGCCCCAGGAACCGGCGTAGCCCTTGACCCGCGGATAACCGAGGGACTTGGCCACCAGATAAGTGAAGCCCGACCGGTGATGGGTCTGGCAGTGGGTAATGATTTCTTTGTCCTTGGTGATCCCCAGGTCTTCGAGGATCTGCGGCATGTCGGTGCGAATCCGCAGCTGGCGTGCCTTGTCCATGCCGGCGGTCCACTCGAAGTTCAC from Pseudomonas sp. P8_229 encodes:
- a CDS encoding IS110 family transposase, with product MAMPVVTTQSIIGVDVAKDELVIYHAESDQLETISNTKAAIKKWLKTAAKPVAIAIEATNIYHQEFADLAYADGCVIYMVGGYELSHYRKGVNVRAKTDALDARLLARYLTNEGDHLRPWTPPSPLYCRLISLFRRRAALVQARVSLKQSWENEPLLKTAFKNQINAMQRLEILLEKTILAQIDEAGLGAQLKRCMKVEGIGTLTGARLLASFQRGDFRNADAFIAFLGLDLRISDSGKKKGRRCLTKRGDSEARRLLHNAAMAASRTSAWKGFYEALRERGLSTTQALVALARKLARVVFALLKNQSEYSPKAV
- a CDS encoding AhpA/YtjB family protein — translated: MNRPTPVKTDNFFLLIFRALRHRRVPIALRIASHNVILVALALVIYAGVMGLQFKQAMHEQADALGESLTTQTATSATELLVSNDILSLNVLLNNLTKNKLVAHAAIYSVDNRILAESGQRPKHSLLGEAEGMYESKITFQDVTAGQLRISLDMDQFQQPMTISLQSMGILSAILLALSLALSLRMGRYLSTPLLQLRVWLRNIDEYTPGTDRQDEIGDLARQLHANFAPEPAPKPEPEPEPEFEEEDEPEFEVRNLRDPSFDETRPLAAQKPAPRHVVSTVEDDEDDDAFADLRDESLDEAPQPVVRKATPSVPQHSAVLAVQLGSQEQLRRLPRARLEELLERYRDCLDQAASLYQGEIETLNDGSTLMLFHTEDSGDDYLTNAICCGELLRALGHQLQIEVADSGITLQLQLGLTLGDELFGLSQIDLLLTDSAQDALALSQHSRNLLLVERKIGDDSLIRQRARIRPIASPEGACCVERLMEPYPSMLERQLARMHERRA
- the serB gene encoding phosphoserine phosphatase SerB; this translates as MREIVLINITGVDRPGLTAAITGVLAQGGVNILDIGQAVIHDTLSFGILVEIPDSEQGKAVLKDILFKGYELDQQVRFTPVSEEDYQQWVGNQGKKRHIVTLLTRKVTAGQLQAVSSITAKYGLNIDHIDRLSGRMPLDTPEDKGKGCIEFSVRGEAADPQALRAEFLSVAQELNVDIAFQEDSLFRRNRRLAVFDMDSTLIEAEVIDELAKAAGVGEQVSAITERAMAGELDFRASFKERLALLKGLDVSVLDSIGASLRLTEGAETLFAELKRLGYKTAILSGGFTYFAKQLQARLGIDYVFANELEVVDGKCTGVAIEPIVDAQRKADLLTELAHKEGLRLEQTIAVGDGANDLPMLAIAGLGVAFRAKPLVKQSAKQAISTLGLDGVLYLLGFRDRDGQL
- a CDS encoding molecular chaperone, whose translation is MSQTISPPLLSTPTPTQSRLSFCEATPRDLKRWIAGLPKANIGETARQLYQGLGELNLLLTPSDNRLQLLELLRPEVYFVCQHLERHFLHQAIMLDDRSRKISNLCQALQSQLAIGYKQIVLRIAPKYNKDRATLVSQALQRAAHALKGQLQRAAQLYSPAPEQLWFELHQLYRCACGLQLQQRRVHDDLASLTTELSLEQTYIATLLLGSARCNQLRQNQIARLAEVLEPWSAQLKLHFGGTDDGLFAISAELDTGPRYRSMFRKEQQDALLGFNPQALVNVIEAHLLHQETSTPLPVPAGLSLDTLQHVHASWGQTAERSFQRTPGQGNLTVCVGMSALHFYLGGERTFSELLKHPGARAANFSSAVAKGEKDSWSQAFDAAPQSNADEFLPYEEIQYDHIGEDESTTDHTPHYPTYTLPVINHSPGGYCLGWPSEVPAELQAGEMVGIQDSSNQGWSIAVVRWIRQVRGAGAQMGIELVAPYAEPCGLQLVRSRDDHSHYLRGLLLPEISAIDLPATLLAPRLPFQEGHKVLINTHGEEHRAGLDRRVASTHSFNQFAYRSLEAAHNGGSEEDFDSLWKSL
- the asd gene encoding archaetidylserine decarboxylase (Phosphatidylserine decarboxylase is synthesized as a single chain precursor. Generation of the pyruvoyl active site from a Ser is coupled to cleavage of a Gly-Ser bond between the larger (beta) and smaller (alpha chains). It is an integral membrane protein.), yielding MKERLFILSQYLLPHHLLSRLAGCVAECRVRWFKNAFTQWFAKRYQVDMSQALVEDLTAYEHFNAFFTRALKDGARPLDETPGAILSPADGAVSQLGPIEHGRVFQAKGHSFSVLELLGGDTANAAPFMGGDFATIYLSPKDYHRVHMPLAGTLREMVYIPGRIFSVNQTTAENVPELFARNERVACIFDTERGPMAVVLVGAMIVASIETVWAGLVTPPKRELKTFRYDEAARAPIHLEKGAELGRFKLGSTAIVLFGPDQVKWAEELVAGSPVQMGQGLALPTA